In a genomic window of Dyadobacter fermentans DSM 18053:
- a CDS encoding GH39 family glycosyl hydrolase yields MRRSLRVTIQLLLIFITVLPAFAQQPVRVEVDFAKKVGPMNPAWAWFGYDEPNYTYMKDGKKLLSEIAALSPVPVYVRAHCLLCTGDGTPALKWGSTNAYTEDSQGKPVYNWAIVDSIFDTYVQRGMKPLAQIGFMPEALSTNPTPYQHDWKPGDPYFKIITGWAYPPKDYQKWTDLVYNWVKHSVERYGQKEVESWYWEVWNEPNGYWKGTMEEFFKLYDYSADAVKRALPTARIGGLNIAGTSGKTGTQWLEAFLKHCAEGTNYATGKTGSPLDAVLFHAKGSPKLINGVVRMNMSPQLRDIQTGFKSVLAYPQFKNLPLIVGESDPEGCAACGMATNPSNAYRNGTMYSSYTAATFARKYALADQYGVNFLGAVSWSFEFENQPWFYGFRDLATNGVDKPVLNVFRMFGKMSGDRVEARSERMYPLQMVLDSSIHGEKTEIGVLASKAGRNAAVMLWNYHDDDRQGAAEPVEVQLSGIPAGSVTFTEYRIDHEHSNSYEVWKKMGSPQQPTAAQITTLEKAGQLETMGKPRKLKVANGSVRIPVALPRQAVSLIKLDW; encoded by the coding sequence ATGCGACGCAGTTTACGGGTCACCATTCAGCTTCTTTTAATATTTATCACCGTTCTACCCGCATTCGCGCAGCAGCCTGTGCGGGTGGAGGTCGATTTTGCCAAAAAGGTGGGGCCGATGAATCCGGCCTGGGCGTGGTTCGGGTATGACGAGCCCAACTATACTTATATGAAGGATGGTAAGAAATTGCTGTCCGAAATTGCGGCGCTGAGTCCCGTGCCGGTGTATGTGCGGGCGCATTGCCTGCTGTGTACGGGCGATGGCACGCCGGCGCTCAAATGGGGTTCCACCAATGCCTACACCGAAGATAGCCAGGGCAAGCCCGTTTATAATTGGGCTATTGTCGATAGTATTTTCGACACCTACGTGCAAAGGGGCATGAAGCCGCTCGCGCAGATCGGCTTTATGCCCGAAGCGCTGTCGACCAACCCCACGCCTTACCAGCACGACTGGAAGCCCGGTGACCCTTATTTTAAAATCATCACCGGCTGGGCCTACCCGCCAAAAGATTATCAGAAATGGACCGATTTGGTTTACAATTGGGTAAAACATTCAGTAGAACGCTATGGCCAGAAAGAGGTGGAGAGCTGGTATTGGGAGGTCTGGAACGAGCCGAATGGTTACTGGAAAGGCACGATGGAGGAGTTTTTCAAACTTTACGATTACTCCGCCGATGCGGTGAAAAGGGCATTGCCTACGGCCCGCATTGGCGGACTGAATATTGCCGGCACTTCGGGCAAGACGGGCACGCAATGGCTGGAAGCATTCCTGAAACATTGCGCGGAAGGGACCAATTATGCAACCGGCAAAACCGGATCGCCGCTGGATGCCGTGTTGTTCCATGCCAAAGGATCGCCCAAGCTGATTAACGGCGTGGTGCGGATGAACATGAGCCCGCAGCTGCGCGATATCCAAACCGGCTTCAAGTCCGTTCTGGCCTATCCGCAGTTTAAAAACCTGCCGCTGATCGTCGGCGAATCGGACCCGGAGGGCTGTGCGGCTTGCGGAATGGCCACGAATCCTTCCAATGCCTACCGCAATGGAACCATGTATTCGAGCTACACCGCAGCCACATTTGCCCGCAAATATGCCCTGGCCGATCAGTATGGTGTCAATTTCCTCGGTGCGGTGTCGTGGTCTTTTGAATTCGAAAACCAGCCGTGGTTTTACGGCTTCCGCGACCTCGCCACCAACGGCGTCGACAAGCCGGTATTGAACGTCTTCCGGATGTTTGGCAAAATGAGCGGCGACCGCGTGGAGGCCCGCAGCGAGCGGATGTATCCGCTGCAAATGGTGCTCGACTCCAGCATTCATGGCGAAAAGACGGAAATCGGCGTGCTTGCATCCAAAGCGGGGCGGAACGCCGCGGTGATGCTTTGGAACTACCACGACGATGACCGCCAGGGCGCGGCCGAACCCGTCGAAGTCCAACTGAGCGGAATCCCGGCAGGCTCGGTAACCTTCACCGAATACCGCATAGATCACGAACACAGCAATTCCTACGAGGTTTGGAAGAAAATGGGCTCGCCCCAGCAACCCACCGCCGCGCAAATTACGACGCTCGAAAAAGCCGGCCAGCTCGAAACAATGGGCAAACCCCGTAAGCTGAAAGTTGCCAACGGCTCAGTACGAATCCCCGTGGCATTGCCAAGGCAGGCCGTATCGCTAATCAAGCTCGATTGGTAG
- a CDS encoding anthrone oxygenase family protein, with amino-acid sequence MTTINLFLLATALTSGLIAGLFYSYSCSVNPGLGALPDAGYLSAMQSINRAILNPVFFFSFMGTLLLLPLSTYQHLGTGTRFYLLLGATLVYVIGTFGVTAAGNVPLNELLSKMNLTGASTDELAAHRLRFEMPWNRLHAIRTYASVLSFVLVLLACLTPLDKH; translated from the coding sequence ATGACGACGATCAATCTCTTCCTGCTTGCGACAGCCCTTACCAGCGGCCTCATCGCCGGATTGTTTTACAGCTACTCCTGCTCGGTGAACCCCGGGCTAGGCGCGCTACCGGATGCGGGTTACCTCTCCGCGATGCAATCGATTAACCGGGCTATTTTGAATCCCGTGTTCTTTTTCAGCTTCATGGGGACATTACTACTACTTCCATTGAGCACTTACCAGCATTTGGGCACGGGCACACGCTTCTACCTTCTGCTGGGCGCTACTTTGGTGTATGTGATCGGGACGTTCGGCGTTACCGCGGCCGGTAATGTGCCTTTGAACGAACTACTAAGCAAGATGAACCTGACCGGAGCTTCCACGGACGAACTGGCCGCCCACCGCTTGCGGTTTGAAATGCCCTGGAACCGGCTGCACGCGATCCGCACCTACGCTTCGGTCCTGTCGTTCGTGCTGGTGCTCCTGGCCTGCCTGACGCCGCTCGACAAGCATTGA
- a CDS encoding LuxR C-terminal-related transcriptional regulator, with protein sequence MRGNTDLSLQNTPGRPARIAPDYLPLLNKYYDFDGFEPERLDKQLALIRAMAQLSSSGVTVYDLQKQTHVYVSRNFYELYGYEFAETESSIPNELFDRKIHPDDRETLARNGYDAMKFLMGQPVHLRKHFKMVTEYRLVLNDQVLRVTEQHQVLELDASGNIWLSLGVIDVSPNQSQTDVRSQVINFRTGELIQPVASRIDPGIKLTSREKEILGMIGKGKLSKEISALLDISVHTVNTHRQRILEKLHADNSIEALQSAKMIGLLA encoded by the coding sequence ATGAGAGGAAATACTGATTTATCATTACAAAACACGCCGGGCCGCCCTGCGAGGATTGCGCCCGACTACCTGCCATTGCTGAATAAATATTACGACTTCGACGGCTTCGAACCCGAGCGCCTGGACAAGCAACTGGCGCTTATCCGGGCTATGGCGCAGCTCAGCAGCAGCGGCGTGACGGTTTATGATCTCCAAAAACAAACGCACGTGTACGTCTCCCGGAATTTCTATGAACTCTACGGTTATGAATTCGCAGAAACGGAATCGAGCATTCCCAATGAATTGTTTGACCGAAAAATACACCCCGACGACCGCGAAACGCTGGCGCGCAATGGCTACGATGCGATGAAGTTCCTTATGGGGCAGCCGGTGCACCTGCGGAAGCATTTTAAAATGGTAACTGAATACCGGCTCGTGCTGAACGACCAGGTATTGCGGGTAACTGAACAACACCAGGTGCTTGAACTGGATGCGTCGGGAAACATATGGCTATCGCTGGGCGTGATCGACGTTTCGCCGAACCAGTCCCAGACCGATGTCCGCAGCCAGGTCATCAACTTCCGCACGGGCGAGCTCATCCAGCCAGTGGCCAGCCGCATTGATCCCGGGATCAAACTGACGTCGCGGGAGAAGGAAATACTCGGGATGATCGGCAAGGGCAAATTGAGTAAAGAAATTTCCGCATTGCTGGACATCAGTGTCCATACTGTCAACACTCACAGGCAGCGCATTCTTGAAAAGCTGCATGCCGACAATTCCATCGAGGCATTACAGAGTGCAAAAATGATCGGGCTGCTGGCTTAG
- a CDS encoding winged helix DNA-binding domain-containing protein — MNLADIAALRLANQQILNSRYTEPAELVAWMGAVQAQDFGMAKWALGLRLKQATDARVEQAIDAGGIIRTHILRPTWHFVTKEDVRWMMDLTAPHVVKLAGSMYRQLKLDSSVFNITNDLIGKLLADGEELTREEIIAEVNKAGIETDNLRATHIMFQAELDKVICNGARRGKKFTYALFDKKVPSAPPVPREEALGALARRYFASHGPAIVHDFAWWSGLPVADSKLAFEAVRSEFETTNVNGREYIFTGVSEIPKVPAKAMLIPAYDELTISYADRSAAMDEAVANNPASGSGIFKPVVMVKGKIVAAWRRTEKKDAVHIEISTLTDMPAAAEKSLDAAGTAYARFVGKKNAVFD; from the coding sequence ATGAACCTCGCCGACATTGCCGCATTGCGTCTCGCCAACCAGCAGATACTCAACTCTCGCTACACCGAGCCGGCCGAGCTGGTCGCCTGGATGGGCGCGGTGCAGGCGCAGGATTTTGGAATGGCAAAATGGGCGCTCGGACTTCGGCTGAAACAAGCCACCGACGCCCGGGTGGAGCAAGCTATTGACGCCGGGGGTATCATTCGCACACATATCCTGAGGCCTACCTGGCATTTCGTGACGAAAGAGGACGTTCGCTGGATGATGGACCTCACCGCGCCGCATGTGGTGAAGCTGGCCGGGAGTATGTACCGCCAGCTGAAACTCGATAGCTCCGTGTTTAACATCACTAATGACCTCATAGGGAAACTGCTGGCCGACGGCGAGGAATTAACGCGCGAAGAAATCATTGCGGAGGTGAATAAAGCGGGCATCGAAACAGATAACCTCCGCGCCACGCACATTATGTTCCAGGCCGAGCTCGATAAGGTAATTTGCAACGGTGCCCGTCGGGGGAAGAAGTTTACCTACGCATTGTTTGATAAAAAAGTGCCTTCTGCGCCACCCGTACCGCGTGAAGAGGCACTGGGTGCATTGGCGAGGCGCTATTTTGCAAGCCACGGACCGGCCATCGTCCACGATTTTGCCTGGTGGAGCGGCTTGCCGGTAGCCGACTCAAAGCTGGCTTTCGAAGCGGTCCGCAGCGAGTTTGAAACAACTAATGTCAACGGCCGCGAGTACATCTTCACCGGCGTATCCGAAATACCGAAGGTCCCGGCCAAGGCGATGCTCATACCCGCTTACGACGAGCTCACCATCAGTTACGCCGACCGCAGCGCGGCCATGGACGAAGCCGTGGCGAATAACCCGGCGTCGGGTAGCGGCATTTTCAAGCCGGTTGTGATGGTGAAAGGCAAAATCGTAGCCGCTTGGAGGCGAACCGAGAAAAAAGATGCTGTCCACATCGAAATATCGACGCTGACCGACATGCCGGCCGCCGCGGAAAAGTCGCTGGATGCGGCCGGCACTGCTTATGCGCGTTTTGTGGGTAAAAAGAATGCAGTATTCGATTAA
- a CDS encoding GNAT family N-acetyltransferase, translating to MDSIEIQKVTAGDLIDIRHSVLWPDKPREFVKVPEDDSGIHFGLYFSGELVSVISLFADGQDIRFRKFATLPDFQGKGLGSKLLQHAISYAKAQGYKRMWCDARTDALRFYERFGFQKFSEPFLKEHISYYKIERML from the coding sequence ATGGATTCAATTGAAATTCAAAAGGTTACTGCCGGCGACCTCATTGATATCCGGCATTCGGTGCTGTGGCCCGATAAGCCCCGCGAGTTTGTAAAAGTACCGGAAGACGACAGCGGCATTCACTTTGGATTATATTTCAGCGGCGAGCTGGTGTCAGTTATTTCGCTGTTCGCCGATGGGCAGGATATCCGGTTTCGCAAGTTTGCCACGCTCCCAGACTTTCAGGGCAAAGGATTGGGTTCCAAGTTATTGCAACATGCCATTTCATATGCGAAGGCGCAAGGCTACAAGCGCATGTGGTGCGATGCCCGCACCGATGCGCTCAGGTTTTATGAGCGGTTCGGCTTTCAAAAGTTCTCCGAACCGTTCCTGAAAGAACACATCAGTTACTATAAGATCGAGCGGATGCTTTGA
- a CDS encoding c-type cytochrome, producing MKRKLIKWTLRIALGVTIPLAALLLYVQFSYRQKFSTAPTGIRASNSPEAIARGRYLVTGPGHCESCHAPDGTERLQTGSLKGLIGGLEIKLPFGIIYTPNLTPDKATGIGKYSDEVLASALRHSVKHDGTALIPFMSYNTMSDEDIAAVISYLRSIRPVPNDVPEHDLNILGKIVHRFALKPFQAGEAPPKSVVPDTTARYGKYLALSVGNCAGCHTNRGKTGDFIGAQFAGGYRMPAKTGTYGTPNLTPDPETGTIAQWSVTDFIKRFRQGALFPDSPMPWKSFGVLTDNDLKALYYFLQSLEPVKNAVPRYTPHDAD from the coding sequence ATGAAAAGAAAATTGATTAAATGGACATTGCGCATTGCGCTGGGTGTAACCATTCCGCTTGCTGCACTATTATTATATGTACAGTTCAGCTACCGGCAAAAATTCAGCACCGCTCCCACCGGCATTCGCGCGAGCAACAGCCCCGAAGCCATTGCCCGCGGCCGCTACCTGGTAACCGGGCCGGGGCATTGCGAAAGTTGCCACGCGCCGGACGGCACCGAGCGGCTGCAAACCGGCTCATTGAAGGGGCTCATCGGCGGATTAGAGATCAAATTACCGTTCGGTATCATTTACACACCCAACCTCACACCGGACAAAGCAACCGGCATCGGCAAGTATAGCGATGAAGTACTGGCATCGGCATTGCGGCATTCGGTGAAGCACGACGGCACGGCGCTGATCCCCTTCATGTCCTACAACACGATGAGCGATGAGGACATTGCGGCGGTAATCTCCTACCTGCGGAGCATCCGCCCGGTGCCGAACGATGTCCCGGAGCACGATCTCAACATTCTCGGCAAAATCGTCCATCGCTTCGCATTGAAGCCTTTCCAGGCCGGCGAAGCTCCGCCGAAATCGGTAGTGCCCGATACGACGGCCCGATATGGCAAATACCTGGCGCTGTCGGTCGGGAATTGTGCGGGATGCCACACCAACCGCGGCAAAACCGGTGATTTCATCGGCGCCCAGTTTGCGGGAGGATACCGGATGCCCGCCAAAACCGGCACGTACGGCACGCCCAACCTGACGCCCGACCCGGAAACGGGGACCATCGCCCAATGGTCGGTAACCGATTTCATCAAACGGTTCAGGCAGGGAGCGTTATTTCCTGATTCGCCCATGCCCTGGAAATCGTTCGGTGTGCTGACGGACAATGACCTGAAAGCGCTGTACTATTTCCTGCAATCGCTCGAACCCGTGAAAAACGCGGTGCCGCGTTACACGCCTCACGACGCGGATTGA
- a CDS encoding AraC family transcriptional regulator yields MEFQMSILRDLIYEGVAHGINFQQLCRKAGVTVADLNDSERMIDWEFAPNLWEDMMSLSGDEMIGLHMGTHMRPTSYGMIGYLLQSCKTVKTVMEMVCKYNDTFSMIYKYNIEYQGDLAGFYMEPDALWSNKYPISARQAADIGKSSALHVLRTLTGRKITPVRALFTHQRIHPQAYQKVLECELTFNAPRDGLLFHKADLDIPVLSYDVSLFALFDKLLQEKKERLASTKTFAEEIRMAILSGFKGQIPPIEAISAYLNTNTRTFQRRLSAEGNNYRAICNELRKELALAMMERSDKSITDIAEMLGYADHTSFRRAFKTWTNALPGDIRKNTASRRSEALLDL; encoded by the coding sequence ATGGAGTTTCAGATGTCTATTCTCCGCGATCTGATCTATGAAGGCGTCGCGCACGGGATCAATTTCCAGCAGCTGTGCCGGAAAGCGGGCGTTACCGTTGCTGACCTCAATGATTCGGAACGGATGATCGATTGGGAATTTGCGCCCAACCTTTGGGAAGACATGATGTCGCTGAGCGGCGATGAAATGATCGGCCTGCACATGGGTACGCACATGCGCCCGACCAGCTACGGAATGATCGGCTACCTGCTGCAATCGTGCAAAACGGTGAAGACGGTCATGGAAATGGTGTGCAAATACAATGACACATTCTCAATGATTTACAAGTACAATATTGAATATCAGGGAGATCTGGCCGGGTTTTACATGGAGCCGGATGCGCTATGGTCGAACAAATATCCCATCAGTGCACGGCAGGCGGCCGATATCGGTAAGTCCTCGGCGCTCCACGTACTCCGGACGCTCACGGGCCGGAAGATTACGCCGGTCCGGGCATTGTTTACGCATCAGAGAATCCATCCGCAAGCTTACCAGAAAGTGCTCGAATGCGAATTGACGTTTAATGCCCCGCGTGACGGCCTGCTTTTTCACAAGGCCGATCTGGATATTCCGGTGTTGAGCTATGATGTGTCGCTTTTTGCATTGTTCGATAAGCTTTTGCAGGAGAAAAAAGAGCGGCTTGCCTCGACGAAGACCTTTGCAGAGGAAATCAGAATGGCAATCCTCTCCGGTTTCAAAGGCCAGATCCCGCCGATTGAAGCCATTTCTGCCTACCTCAATACCAACACCCGCACATTCCAGCGCCGGCTTTCCGCGGAAGGCAACAACTACCGTGCGATCTGTAACGAACTCCGCAAAGAACTCGCGCTGGCGATGATGGAACGGTCCGACAAGAGTATTACCGATATAGCCGAAATGCTCGGTTACGCTGACCATACAAGTTTCAGGCGCGCATTCAAGACCTGGACCAATGCCTTACCCGGCGATATCCGCAAAAACACCGCATCCAGACGATCGGAAGCGCTGCTTGACCTTTAA
- a CDS encoding GNAT family N-acetyltransferase, with the protein MLAPDEKSEPFISHAEPVLSVNDVAATVRYWHEVLGFPGHWTWGTPPTHGGVSWHGAFIQFSQDAEAAERHRGQCVWLRVKNIRELYQMHRDRDAQIVMHLEKQPWGFEEYVVKDLNGKYITFATPASTGGERKSEPLPASVRVVGRAITVGEYRKLAESVGWSNMQSEEVLQQKLDATLFVAVAEIAETGEAIGCALVLGDGLSFFYVKDVMVHCNWQRKQVGSAVMREVKRWLDANAPDGALVGLFTGEGLAPFYQQTGFGQAFGMIRLIDRSQL; encoded by the coding sequence ATGCTAGCCCCTGACGAAAAGTCCGAACCGTTTATTTCTCACGCAGAGCCGGTGCTCTCGGTCAACGATGTGGCTGCAACCGTTCGGTACTGGCACGAGGTGCTGGGTTTTCCCGGGCACTGGACGTGGGGCACGCCTCCCACTCATGGCGGTGTATCGTGGCATGGTGCGTTTATTCAGTTTTCGCAGGACGCCGAGGCCGCCGAGCGGCATCGTGGGCAATGTGTGTGGTTGCGGGTTAAAAACATTCGCGAATTGTATCAAATGCACCGGGATAGGGATGCGCAAATCGTCATGCATCTGGAAAAGCAGCCGTGGGGTTTTGAGGAATATGTCGTGAAAGACCTCAATGGCAAGTACATTACCTTCGCGACGCCTGCTTCAACCGGCGGTGAACGGAAATCGGAGCCGCTACCGGCATCGGTACGCGTCGTCGGGCGTGCCATCACCGTTGGGGAATATCGAAAACTGGCCGAATCTGTCGGTTGGAGTAATATGCAGTCGGAAGAAGTGCTTCAACAAAAGCTCGACGCCACACTTTTCGTGGCTGTTGCCGAAATTGCGGAAACCGGTGAGGCCATTGGCTGTGCGCTCGTGCTCGGTGACGGGCTGAGCTTTTTCTATGTCAAGGATGTGATGGTTCACTGCAACTGGCAGCGAAAGCAAGTGGGCTCTGCGGTGATGCGGGAGGTCAAACGCTGGCTTGACGCAAATGCGCCCGATGGCGCACTGGTGGGGCTTTTTACCGGTGAAGGACTGGCCCCATTTTACCAGCAAACCGGCTTCGGCCAGGCCTTTGGCATGATCCGCCTTATCGATCGCTCACAGTTATAG
- a CDS encoding gamma-glutamyltransferase family protein: MKPKFHLQATIGLILCGLTAFSQSFNNFPVTTQKPPLHAKHWMGITGKPLAATAGAMIFSKGGNAVDASCAMLAATCTMWDVLSWGGETQALIYNPKTKKVIAINAMGVAPAGATAAFFKNKGMKYPPEYGPLAATTPGTPGGLMTMLAEYGTMSLKEVLAPAIQMAEGYPIEAQTANSIEKGKAEIKKWPYSTKVFLPHLGQKREAPDAGEIFVQKDLRATLQKLVDAEQQALKSGKERKQAIYAAYDRFYKGDIAKEIARGCQEQGGLITEQDMANWKVKIEEPLVTNYKGIEVYKMQQWTQGPVMLQALNMLENFDLKGMGYNSSKYVHTLYQVMNLAFADRDFYYGDPAFAPEEPMKGLLSKEYAKERIKQINWEENDAKTLPGDPYPFEGKKNPFSEQIKTWGSSQASLNRNANGLDEKFMEEFTAGTTSVEAADEEGWVVSITPSGGWVPACIAGNTGVGLSQRMQSFVLDARENPFNVVEPGKRPRVTLTPSLAMKNGKPFLSFAKQAGDEQDQLLLQFFLNIVEFGMTVQEATEAPSFKTLQMYASFGAHEKDPGGLILNQAMPDWTRKELSQMGYKLTYQPRTSGPINAIYFDWQHGSFWGGSSNHGEDYGFGW; the protein is encoded by the coding sequence ATGAAACCGAAATTCCATCTACAAGCAACGATCGGGCTGATACTTTGCGGCCTGACGGCCTTTTCACAGTCTTTCAACAACTTTCCGGTCACCACACAAAAGCCGCCGCTGCATGCGAAGCATTGGATGGGTATCACCGGAAAGCCGCTTGCGGCTACGGCCGGCGCGATGATTTTCAGCAAAGGCGGCAATGCCGTAGATGCATCGTGCGCGATGCTCGCTGCGACGTGTACCATGTGGGATGTGCTGAGCTGGGGCGGCGAAACGCAGGCGTTGATCTACAATCCCAAAACGAAAAAGGTGATCGCGATCAATGCCATGGGTGTGGCCCCAGCGGGCGCTACGGCCGCATTTTTCAAGAATAAGGGCATGAAATATCCGCCGGAATATGGTCCGCTGGCGGCTACCACGCCCGGCACACCCGGCGGCCTGATGACCATGCTGGCCGAATACGGAACTATGAGCCTCAAAGAAGTGCTCGCACCGGCCATACAGATGGCCGAGGGCTACCCCATCGAGGCGCAAACGGCCAATTCTATTGAAAAAGGCAAAGCTGAGATCAAGAAATGGCCGTATTCTACGAAGGTATTCCTGCCACACCTGGGCCAGAAGCGCGAGGCGCCGGATGCAGGCGAGATATTCGTTCAGAAAGACCTTCGGGCAACATTGCAGAAGCTGGTCGATGCGGAACAACAGGCCCTGAAAAGCGGTAAAGAACGCAAACAGGCTATTTATGCAGCATATGACCGGTTTTACAAAGGCGACATCGCCAAAGAAATCGCACGTGGGTGCCAGGAACAGGGCGGGCTGATCACCGAGCAGGATATGGCCAACTGGAAGGTCAAAATCGAGGAGCCGCTGGTGACAAATTACAAGGGCATAGAAGTGTACAAAATGCAGCAATGGACGCAGGGCCCGGTGATGCTGCAAGCGCTGAATATGCTCGAAAACTTCGATTTGAAGGGAATGGGCTATAATTCTTCGAAGTATGTGCATACCCTGTACCAGGTAATGAACCTCGCATTTGCTGACCGCGACTTTTACTACGGCGACCCTGCATTTGCACCGGAAGAACCGATGAAAGGATTGCTTTCGAAAGAATATGCAAAAGAAAGGATCAAGCAGATCAACTGGGAGGAAAACGATGCGAAAACACTCCCGGGCGACCCCTACCCTTTTGAAGGCAAAAAGAACCCTTTTTCGGAGCAGATCAAGACCTGGGGTAGTTCGCAGGCATCATTGAACCGCAATGCGAACGGCCTAGACGAAAAATTCATGGAAGAGTTCACCGCCGGAACCACATCGGTAGAAGCAGCCGACGAGGAAGGCTGGGTGGTGAGCATCACGCCCAGCGGCGGATGGGTGCCTGCGTGCATTGCGGGCAACACGGGCGTAGGCCTGAGCCAACGTATGCAGTCATTCGTGCTCGACGCGCGTGAGAACCCGTTCAATGTGGTGGAACCCGGCAAGCGGCCGAGGGTAACCCTCACTCCGAGCCTCGCCATGAAGAATGGAAAACCATTCCTGTCGTTTGCGAAACAGGCCGGCGACGAGCAGGACCAGCTGCTTTTGCAGTTTTTTTTGAATATCGTGGAGTTCGGTATGACCGTTCAGGAAGCGACGGAGGCGCCCAGTTTTAAAACATTACAAATGTATGCCAGTTTCGGGGCGCATGAGAAGGACCCCGGTGGATTGATCCTCAACCAGGCCATGCCCGACTGGACGCGGAAAGAGCTTTCGCAAATGGGTTATAAACTAACCTATCAGCCCCGCACCAGCGGCCCTATCAATGCGATTTACTTCGATTGGCAGCATGGCAGCTTCTGGGGCGGATCGAGTAATCATGGTGAAGACTATGGTTTCGGGTGGTAA
- a CDS encoding 2'-5' RNA ligase family protein — MKSIHFNNNDLSTIRNIREHLYEYLLVFSCDPVTEAAIGSIKQYFQKAYGCEMATGLRPHLSLFNCIIHDYKLDRIVQGFEKVARHVEPFRIELNGFDRYEGGTFYVDLEENASDRVSQLAKSLRNETVGHLSKWASGEFKFYTDPHVTIARQMTPAQVDSAAREWKNKKFRSSFRVTEMILLRRSLVNGSKFREIARMPLLGLPDQTLVQASLF; from the coding sequence ATGAAATCTATTCACTTCAACAACAATGATTTGAGTACGATCAGGAACATCCGGGAGCATCTTTATGAGTATCTCCTGGTTTTTTCCTGTGATCCGGTCACGGAAGCCGCGATCGGCAGCATTAAGCAGTATTTCCAAAAGGCCTATGGTTGTGAGATGGCCACGGGCCTCCGCCCTCACCTCTCCCTTTTCAATTGCATCATCCACGATTACAAGCTCGATAGAATTGTGCAGGGTTTTGAGAAAGTCGCCCGGCATGTCGAGCCTTTCCGCATCGAATTGAATGGATTTGACAGGTACGAAGGCGGCACTTTTTATGTGGATCTGGAAGAAAATGCCTCGGATCGCGTAAGCCAGCTGGCGAAAAGCCTCCGAAACGAAACGGTGGGCCACTTGTCCAAATGGGCTTCGGGCGAGTTCAAGTTTTATACCGACCCGCACGTCACCATTGCCCGGCAGATGACGCCGGCTCAGGTGGATAGCGCCGCCAGGGAATGGAAGAATAAGAAGTTCCGCTCGTCCTTCCGTGTTACCGAAATGATTTTGCTGAGACGATCTCTGGTGAATGGGTCCAAATTCCGTGAAATCGCCCGTATGCCGCTGCTTGGTCTTCCGGACCAGACATTGGTGCAGGCCAGCCTGTTTTGA
- a CDS encoding helix-turn-helix domain-containing protein has translation MKIIREDIRPDQGSSFKILLSPGLNDTFLWHFHPEYEIVYVEGSAGTRHVGGHTSVYEGSDLVFIGPDIPHLNFDYGVRTQCEQVIVQMREDFLGKEFLLAPELAGIKKLFETSHHGLSFAGHTKSLVGEKLKQLPSLAPFDQLLALLGILKIMAESNEATILNPRPAGSKSFQKEQHRMQHIYAYVEAHFDQAPDVNEIAAAVNLSTPAFCRYFKANARMTFTDFVNRYRVNQAKNFLLQDRSVSEACFAVGFESLSYFNKIFRKIVGENPSAFKKRYL, from the coding sequence ATGAAGATCATCCGCGAAGACATCCGCCCCGACCAGGGAAGTTCTTTCAAAATCCTGCTGAGCCCGGGGTTGAATGATACGTTTCTCTGGCATTTCCATCCCGAGTATGAGATCGTGTATGTAGAAGGTTCCGCCGGCACGCGGCATGTGGGCGGCCACACGTCGGTGTACGAGGGCAGCGACCTTGTCTTCATCGGCCCCGATATCCCGCACCTGAATTTCGACTATGGCGTCCGTACGCAATGCGAGCAGGTGATCGTGCAAATGCGGGAGGATTTTCTGGGAAAGGAATTTCTGCTCGCGCCCGAGCTGGCGGGTATCAAAAAACTATTCGAGACGTCGCATCACGGCCTGTCGTTTGCGGGGCACACCAAATCACTCGTCGGTGAAAAGCTGAAACAATTGCCCTCGCTTGCGCCGTTCGATCAATTGCTGGCGCTTCTTGGCATCCTGAAAATCATGGCGGAATCCAACGAAGCGACGATATTGAATCCGCGACCGGCCGGCAGCAAATCTTTTCAAAAAGAGCAGCACCGCATGCAACATATATATGCCTACGTGGAAGCGCATTTCGACCAGGCGCCGGATGTAAACGAGATCGCGGCGGCTGTGAACCTGAGCACGCCCGCATTCTGTCGCTACTTCAAAGCCAATGCCCGCATGACGTTCACCGATTTCGTAAACCGGTACCGCGTCAATCAGGCGAAAAACTTCCTGCTCCAAGACCGCTCAGTATCAGAAGCATGTTTTGCGGTAGGGTTCGAAAGCCTGTCCTATTTCAACAAAATTTTCCGGAAGATTGTCGGCGAAAACCCCTCAGCGTTCAAGAAACGATATTTATAA